Proteins found in one candidate division WOR-3 bacterium genomic segment:
- a CDS encoding RNA polymerase sigma factor → MENEIEFEDIYNKLWPKIYSVCHRFVGEKDASDMAQETFMKFYKSMDKFKGKSSVYTYIYRIAVNLCLDKIKKDKKTMPLDASCELLPDDRNKSDDPLVDKKIYQAYKTLSKQRKTVIVLRILEGLSIKETAQIMELSIGAVKTHLFLAIKEMNEKLTIIRSELASD, encoded by the coding sequence ATGGAGAATGAAATCGAATTTGAAGATATTTACAACAAGTTGTGGCCTAAAATTTACAGCGTTTGCCACAGATTCGTCGGAGAAAAAGACGCGTCCGACATGGCGCAGGAAACTTTTATGAAGTTTTACAAATCGATGGATAAATTCAAAGGTAAAAGTTCAGTATACACATACATATACAGGATAGCAGTGAACCTCTGCCTTGACAAAATCAAAAAAGATAAAAAGACCATGCCCCTCGATGCATCGTGCGAACTGCTACCGGATGATAGAAACAAAAGCGACGATCCTCTTGTCGACAAAAAGATTTATCAGGCTTATAAAACTCTTTCAAAACAAAGAAAAACTGTTATTGTGCTCAGGATTCTTGAAGGACTCTCCATAAAAGAAACAGCCCAAATAATGGAATTGTCAATCGGAGCAGTCAAAACGCATCTTTTTTTAGCTATTAAGGAAATGAACGAAAAACTGACAATCATTCGATCGGAGTTGGCAAGTGATTAA
- a CDS encoding outer membrane lipoprotein carrier protein LolA, translated as MTFLLILFGFSPAADSFFDYLEKIDYFSSQYEETVFDSLTQSEYVFKGEIFLSRPKFFRMNVLYPEIQTLICDGDFLLVEIPSDDNRILIPLEDPQNNLPRPEKFIFGEREEFRETDITASVSSTTIELAPSSENDYFRKVEITFSNEDQTLLRLKIFTLDYGTRDMKFTPGTQRFSPIDDSFFQI; from the coding sequence ATGACTTTTTTGCTGATTTTATTCGGATTTTCACCTGCCGCAGATTCTTTTTTCGACTATTTGGAAAAAATCGATTATTTCTCTTCGCAATACGAAGAGACGGTTTTCGATTCTCTCACCCAGTCGGAATATGTCTTTAAGGGAGAAATATTTCTGTCTCGTCCAAAATTCTTCAGAATGAACGTTTTATACCCAGAAATTCAAACTCTGATATGCGACGGTGATTTTCTCCTTGTAGAAATTCCTTCCGACGACAACAGGATATTGATACCACTTGAGGATCCACAGAACAATTTACCTAGACCGGAAAAATTCATATTCGGCGAAAGAGAAGAATTCCGAGAAACAGACATTACCGCAAGTGTCAGCTCCACTACGATAGAACTCGCTCCTTCAAGTGAAAATGATTATTTCAGGAAGGTTGAAATCACCTTTTCAAATGAAGATCAAACGCTTTTGAGGTTGAAGATTTTCACTCTGGACTACGGCACCAGGGACATGAAATTCACACCCGGAACCCAACGCTTTTCTCCAATTGACGATTCTTTTTTTCAGATTTAA